In Chitinophaga sp. HK235, a single window of DNA contains:
- a CDS encoding FecR family protein: protein MKDQDTWQRYIDRTDSEAARKEMLDWLQSASTEQLEASLAQGWDQPAGSMPAGMAVALEQQLRRQGVKLAYPARSRYLRYLGRTAAAASIALLAGSLFWWQRPAKKLQPLAVHSRQIANNSAHVRKLTLSDGSQIWLTPGSSLSVPDDYNTRARIVTLSGEGYFEVAPRTTPFHVNAGGLEATVLGTHFNIEAYPGEHITGIALSAGSISVKVRPDSSLVLTPGLKLTYQQSTHRFTTRHFVPEKETDWKRGAFVLDDVPLDAAFSRLEKRFSKKIVFAPSAQSSARFTATYHTETLSDILQNMAFIYGFQYQETRDTVFIH, encoded by the coding sequence ATGAAAGATCAGGATACCTGGCAAAGATATATTGATAGAACCGACAGCGAAGCAGCCAGAAAAGAGATGCTGGACTGGCTGCAATCCGCCTCCACTGAACAGCTGGAAGCCTCCCTGGCGCAGGGCTGGGATCAGCCGGCAGGTTCTATGCCGGCGGGGATGGCTGTAGCACTGGAACAGCAGCTCAGACGACAGGGCGTGAAGCTGGCCTACCCGGCCCGCTCCCGCTATCTGCGTTATCTGGGCCGTACTGCTGCTGCAGCCTCCATTGCCCTGCTGGCGGGCAGTCTTTTCTGGTGGCAACGCCCTGCGAAAAAGCTGCAGCCCCTTGCCGTTCATAGCCGCCAGATAGCCAACAACAGCGCTCATGTGCGTAAGCTCACGCTCTCCGATGGCAGCCAGATATGGCTGACTCCCGGATCTTCCCTCTCTGTTCCTGATGATTATAATACCCGGGCACGTATCGTGACCCTTAGCGGCGAAGGTTACTTTGAAGTAGCTCCCCGGACAACACCTTTCCACGTAAATGCAGGCGGTCTGGAAGCCACTGTATTAGGCACCCATTTCAACATAGAAGCTTATCCCGGTGAGCATATTACCGGTATCGCCCTTTCTGCCGGCAGTATCTCTGTAAAAGTACGCCCCGACAGCTCCCTGGTGCTTACCCCTGGCCTTAAACTCACCTATCAGCAATCCACCCACCGCTTCACCACCCGCCACTTTGTGCCGGAAAAAGAAACCGACTGGAAACGCGGTGCCTTCGTTCTCGACGACGTACCACTGGATGCTGCTTTCAGCAGACTGGAAAAACGGTTCAGCAAAAAAATTGTCTTTGCCCCCTCCGCCCAGTCCAGTGCCCGCTTTACAGCCACCTATCACACCGAAACACTGTCAGACATACTTCAAAACATGGCTTTCATTTACGGATTTCAATACCAGGAAACCCGCGACACCGTCTTCATTCACTAA